A region from the Desulfitobacterium dehalogenans ATCC 51507 genome encodes:
- a CDS encoding thioredoxin family protein has product MSLKKLDTNMFEQLIYDEGRACLVMFSRKNCHVCQKVIPVLEELRLNYEESFGFYYVDVEEDKALFQRFSLKGVPQILYFKDGEYKGKMAGDVEDDEVEQMIADVLED; this is encoded by the coding sequence ATGTCTTTAAAAAAACTGGATACCAATATGTTTGAGCAGCTTATTTACGATGAAGGAAGAGCTTGCTTGGTGATGTTTTCCAGGAAGAACTGTCATGTCTGTCAAAAAGTTATTCCGGTATTAGAAGAGTTGCGTCTAAATTATGAAGAAAGTTTTGGCTTTTATTATGTGGATGTGGAAGAGGACAAAGCATTATTCCAACGATTCTCATTAAAGGGCGTTCCCCAGATTCTTTACTTTAAAGATGGAGAATATAAAGGCAAAATGGCCGGCGATGTGGAAGATGACGAAGTCGAACAGATGATCGCCGATGTGCTTGAGGACTAA